A genomic region of Micromonospora sp. NBRC 110009 contains the following coding sequences:
- a CDS encoding Asp23/Gls24 family envelope stress response protein, with the protein MTGTLPRRGTAAPGRAGAPAWTEATIARLAEDAARRAPAASRPVATVRVDGTAARVDLDLVVDHGAHLPTVGEAVRRRVAAGIEAQTGLTVEAVTVTVVDLRLPAANAGPHDGPSGDGRARWPDRHGPGRVDVHRRPAAGG; encoded by the coding sequence ATGACCGGCACCCTGCCCCGACGCGGCACGGCCGCACCCGGCCGGGCCGGCGCGCCGGCGTGGACCGAGGCGACAATCGCCCGCCTGGCCGAGGACGCGGCGCGGCGCGCCCCGGCCGCCTCCCGACCGGTGGCCACCGTCCGGGTCGACGGCACCGCCGCCCGGGTGGACCTCGACCTCGTCGTCGACCACGGCGCGCACCTTCCGACGGTCGGCGAGGCGGTACGCCGACGCGTCGCCGCCGGGATCGAGGCGCAGACCGGCCTCACCGTCGAGGCCGTCACCGTCACCGTGGTGGACCTGCGCCTGCCGGCGGCTAACGCCGGTCCGCACGACGGGCCGAGCGGCGACGGCCGCGCCCGGTGGCCCGACCGGCACGGACCCGGGCGAGTCGACGTGCACCGCCGCCCGGCGGCCGGAGGGTGA
- a CDS encoding CBS domain-containing protein: MRTWQVGDVMTSDVATVGEETPYRRIVDVLIRRGISAVPVVDSFRRVLGVVSEADLLHRVERAGHPDQRRVFEGRRRRTAREKADALVARDLMTAPAVTTTARASLPAAARLMDRELVKRLPVLDDLGRLVGIVTRSDLLRVHLRSDAEIREDVVQEVLRRVLAIRDGLVTVQVRDGEVTLDGRVDRRSAVDLAGRLAAQVSGVVQVHNAIAYDVDDTTLLERDPVRALPIA; encoded by the coding sequence ATGCGGACATGGCAGGTGGGCGACGTGATGACCAGCGACGTCGCGACGGTGGGGGAGGAGACCCCGTACCGGCGGATCGTCGACGTGCTGATCCGGCGGGGCATCAGCGCCGTGCCGGTGGTGGACTCCTTCCGCCGGGTGCTGGGGGTGGTCTCCGAGGCCGACCTGCTGCACCGGGTGGAGCGGGCCGGTCACCCCGACCAGCGGCGGGTCTTCGAGGGGCGGCGCCGCCGCACCGCCCGGGAGAAGGCGGACGCGCTGGTCGCCAGGGACCTGATGACCGCCCCGGCGGTCACCACCACCGCACGGGCGTCGTTGCCGGCGGCGGCCCGGCTGATGGACCGGGAGCTGGTCAAGCGACTGCCGGTGCTGGACGACCTGGGCCGGCTGGTCGGCATCGTGACCCGCAGCGACCTGCTCCGGGTGCACCTGCGCAGCGACGCCGAGATCCGCGAGGACGTGGTGCAGGAGGTGCTGCGCCGGGTGCTTGCGATCCGGGACGGACTGGTCACCGTCCAGGTTCGCGACGGCGAGGTCACCCTGGACGGGCGGGTGGATCGGCGGAGCGCCGTCGACCTGGCCGGACGGCTCGCCGCGCAGGTCAGCGGGGTCGTCCAGGTGCACAACGCGATCGCGTACGACGTGGACGACACCACCCTGCTGGAGCGGGACCCCGTGCGCGCCCTGCCCATCGCCTGA
- a CDS encoding DoxX family protein gives METMTATIERVTANTIAPAAQTTRDAETTREKAARYVLAGLRIALGWTFLWAFLDKMFGLGHETAAKAAWINGDSPTKGFLTFGAAGPFQGLYHDIAGAAWADWLFMLGLLGIGVALLLGIGTRIAAVAGGFLLVMMWTAVLPPENNPFLDDHLIYAGLLAVLALVGAGNTLGFGRAWAKLPIVRRLPWLK, from the coding sequence GTGGAGACCATGACCGCGACGATCGAGCGGGTCACCGCCAACACCATCGCTCCGGCGGCTCAGACCACTCGGGACGCCGAGACCACCCGCGAGAAGGCCGCCCGGTACGTCCTCGCCGGACTCCGGATCGCGCTGGGCTGGACCTTCCTCTGGGCCTTCCTGGACAAGATGTTCGGCCTGGGGCACGAGACCGCGGCGAAGGCCGCCTGGATCAACGGGGACAGCCCCACCAAGGGCTTCCTCACCTTCGGCGCGGCCGGCCCGTTCCAGGGTCTCTACCACGACATCGCCGGTGCGGCCTGGGCGGACTGGCTGTTCATGCTCGGCCTCCTCGGCATCGGCGTGGCCCTGCTGCTCGGCATCGGCACCCGGATCGCCGCGGTCGCCGGCGGGTTCCTGCTGGTCATGATGTGGACGGCCGTGCTGCCCCCCGAGAACAACCCGTTCCTCGACGACCACCTCATCTACGCCGGTCTGCTGGCCGTCCTGGCCCTGGTCGGCGCCGGCAACACCCTCGGTTTCGGCCGGGCCTGGGCGAAGCTGCCCATCGTGCGGCGGCTCCCCTGGCTGAAGTGA
- a CDS encoding FKBP-type peptidyl-prolyl cis-trans isomerase, producing MEKPEVGPIEGAPPADLVIEDITVGEGPEARPGQLVSVHYVGVAHSTGREFDASWNRGDAFEFPLGGGQVIAGWDQGVVGMKVGGRRRLTIPPHLGYGARGAGGVIKPNETLVFVVDLLGVR from the coding sequence ATGGAGAAGCCCGAGGTTGGCCCGATCGAGGGCGCGCCGCCCGCCGATCTCGTCATCGAGGACATCACGGTCGGCGAGGGCCCGGAGGCCCGTCCCGGCCAGCTGGTCAGCGTGCACTACGTCGGCGTGGCCCACTCGACCGGCCGCGAGTTCGACGCGTCGTGGAACCGGGGTGATGCGTTCGAGTTCCCGCTGGGCGGCGGCCAGGTCATCGCCGGCTGGGACCAGGGCGTGGTCGGCATGAAGGTGGGGGGCCGGCGCCGGCTGACCATCCCGCCGCACCTGGGCTACGGCGCCCGGGGCGCCGGCGGCGTCATCAAGCCGAACGAGACGCTGGTCTTCGTGGTGGACCTGCTCGGCGTCCGCTGA
- a CDS encoding helical backbone metal receptor, with product MRVVSLVPSLTEAVALTRPEVLVGATDWCTHPAGLDVARVGGSKYPDLDRVLALRPDLVLLNEEENRRADADALRAAGVPVRVTFPRTVPEALTQLGELVAALGAPAEPAWLRAARRAWAAPPAPAALRGAVVPVWRRPWVVLGRDTFAGDVLRRLGVANRYADHEERYPRPSLDELRAQDPELVVLPDEPYRFTAEDGPEAFPGVPAALVSGRHLTWYGPSLAEAPGLLAAQLAQPR from the coding sequence GTGCGGGTGGTGTCGCTGGTGCCGTCGTTGACCGAGGCGGTGGCGCTGACCCGGCCCGAGGTGCTGGTCGGGGCGACCGACTGGTGCACCCACCCGGCCGGGCTGGACGTCGCCCGAGTCGGCGGCAGCAAGTACCCGGACCTGGACCGGGTGCTGGCGCTGCGGCCGGACCTGGTGCTGCTCAACGAGGAGGAGAACCGGCGCGCCGACGCGGACGCCCTCCGCGCGGCCGGCGTGCCGGTGCGGGTCACCTTCCCCCGCACGGTGCCCGAGGCGCTGACCCAGCTGGGCGAGCTGGTCGCCGCACTCGGCGCCCCCGCCGAGCCGGCGTGGCTGCGGGCCGCCCGGCGCGCCTGGGCCGCACCACCCGCCCCGGCGGCGCTGCGGGGCGCGGTGGTGCCGGTGTGGCGGCGCCCCTGGGTGGTGCTCGGCCGGGACACCTTCGCCGGGGACGTGCTGCGCCGGCTCGGCGTGGCCAACCGGTACGCCGACCACGAGGAGCGCTATCCCCGCCCCAGCCTGGACGAGCTGCGCGCCCAGGACCCGGAGCTGGTGGTGCTGCCGGACGAGCCGTACCGGTTCACCGCCGAGGACGGGCCGGAGGCGTTTCCCGGCGTACCGGCCGCGCTGGTCTCGGGGCGCCACCTGACCTGGTACGGGCCCTCTCTCGCCGAGGCGCCCGGGTTGCTGGCCGCCCAGCTCGCGCAGCCGCGCTGA
- a CDS encoding histone-like nucleoid-structuring protein Lsr2 translates to MARKVITVLTDDLDGGKADRTVEFSLDGVAYTIDVSDENAGVLRKALDPYISAGRRIGRGPVETGRAARRTTGPATSGMDREQNRAIREWAVKNGYEISERGRIPVSVVEAYKNR, encoded by the coding sequence ATGGCAAGGAAAGTAATCACCGTTCTGACCGACGACCTGGACGGCGGAAAGGCCGACCGGACCGTCGAGTTCAGCCTGGACGGCGTGGCGTACACGATCGACGTCTCCGACGAGAACGCCGGCGTCCTGCGCAAGGCCCTCGACCCGTACATCAGCGCTGGCAGGCGGATTGGGCGTGGGCCGGTGGAGACCGGGCGGGCGGCGCGGCGGACGACCGGCCCGGCCACCTCGGGAATGGACCGCGAGCAGAACCGCGCCATCCGGGAATGGGCCGTGAAGAACGGCTACGAGATTTCCGAGCGGGGCCGCATCCCGGTGTCGGTGGTGGAGGCGTACAAGAACCGCTGA